The genomic stretch GGAGGACGGCGGCGAGGCTGGCGACGACGAGCAGCTTCGACACGCCGCCCCCCTCGTTGGCCCCGACATCGTCCGTGGAGTCACCCGCGGCCACGAACCGCAGCTTGACGTGGCCCAGCTCGATGATGTCGCCGCTGTTCAGGGTGGCCTGGGCGTAGCTCTCGCCGTTGACCGTCATCCCGTTGGCGGACTGCATGTCGATGACGCGCCACTCGCCGGCGTCCTCGCGCACCAGCTTCGCGTGCGTGCGCGACAGCGAGCGATGATCCAACGTGATGTCGTTGTCATCCGTGCGGCCGATGCGCAGCTCCGTGCGGATGCAGGAGAACTGCTGACCACGCAGCTCGTCCGGCGTCAGCACCACCAGCTGGGGGGCCTCCTTCTCGTCGAGGTCCACCACCTTGCGGGGGCGATCCGCCTCGACGTGGTCCAACCGGATGATGGAGGTGGAGTTGCGACGCTTGTCCGCCGAGGCCGGCGTGTGGTCGTTCTCCTGTCCGGGCGCCTCCTCGTCCTGGGTGCTCTCGGACTCGGATTCAGGCTCCGGCTCCTGTCGGCGCGCCGGGACCTTGGTGGTGATGGCGCCCACCGCGTTCGCGGCGCCTTCGGCCTGGAGCGCCAGGTCGTAGTCGCCGATCTGGATCAGATCGCCCTCGTTGAGGGGCGACTGTCCCGCGATGCGCTCGCCGTTGATCCGGGTGCCGTTGTAGCTACCCAGGTCCTCCACTACGACATGGCCGTTCAACCGCACCAGTCGTGCGTGACGACGAGAGACGTTCCGTTCCGTCAGGCGGATGGTGTTTCCCTCCTGACGGCCAATGGTGATCTCGTCGCGCACGAAGGGAACAACGGTCTTGCGCCCCTCGTCGTCTTCGATGATGAGCTTCAGCACGGGTCCGATCCGCGTACAGTCATAGCAGAACGGCCTTTCAACGTACAAGTCATGCATCCCCCTCAAAAGACAGGGATTTCTCCCCAGGAGGCGGGACAGGGGGGCCTGTTGTCCATCGGTCGATCGGCCGGACAGGGCGGATCACGTGTATGGCCATGGATCACCTTGACCCTCATTTCAGGGCTGGGGGCCATCCATGGGGCGCTGATGACACGGGGCGCGGTGGACGCGGACGCCCTGGTGCGCTGGGGGGCGAAGGCGGGGCCGCTCATCCTGGAGGTGGGGCAGGGGTGGCGGCTCTTGACGGCCAACCTGCTGCACCGGGACGGGCTCCACCTGGCGCTCAACCTGCTGGTGCTGGCCGCGGCGGGCGTGGTGCTCGAGCGCACGTGTCGACGGTGGGACTACGTGGCGCTGCTGTGCGTGTCGGGGCTGGCGACCATGTCGGGCTCGCTCGCCTGGTCTGGCGCCGTGAGCGTGGGGGCCTCGGGACTCGTCTACGGCTGCATCGGCGCGCTGCTCGTGCTGGGGCGGAGGCACCGGCTCGAGCGCGCGTCGAGGTTGCGCGGGTTCTCGGGGGAGAGCGCGCTGCCCA from Myxococcus stipitatus encodes the following:
- a CDS encoding FHA domain-containing protein, which produces MLKLIIEDDEGRKTVVPFVRDEITIGRQEGNTIRLTERNVSRRHARLVRLNGHVVVEDLGSYNGTRINGERIAGQSPLNEGDLIQIGDYDLALQAEGAANAVGAITTKVPARRQEPEPESESESTQDEEAPGQENDHTPASADKRRNSTSIIRLDHVEADRPRKVVDLDEKEAPQLVVLTPDELRGQQFSCIRTELRIGRTDDNDITLDHRSLSRTHAKLVREDAGEWRVIDMQSANGMTVNGESYAQATLNSGDIIELGHVKLRFVAAGDSTDDVGANEGGGVSKLLVVASLAAVLLGGGGVVWWMNHQEQGATQPGHPVVAVTPPAETPPAPPVEKPKPSPAEEVKAAPTQTAETVETPPEPEKPATPPGPDVPKLLAKAEAEMKSGDFQGAKTTLEGIKAPEAERLFNEATNEASYKELLATARTALANNELAEARESLEGAAKTQRLQGERRVLLAELKKKEDEAKAAAQPVAAPPVATASPKPAPTEKAAESPVEAALNEGKARLGEKKYSEAVQSFKRCLELNPKYVDCHVYLGSALARDGKPAEGAKYYNSFLELAPPTHPRYQTVKGYLEEYEKGRK